A part of Lutra lutra chromosome 2, mLutLut1.2, whole genome shotgun sequence genomic DNA contains:
- the POMK gene encoding protein O-mannose kinase has product MDGKAQDSSRGLPRRAVPPAVGLLLSMALMNALLYLCLDWFFIAPPHSTPGSTHCPHGHFRMGQMKNCSPWLSCEELRTEVRQLKRVGEGAVKRVFLSEWKERKVALSRLSWLEMKEDFLHGLEMLKGLQSKHVVTLLGFCEDDNTILTEYHPLGSLSNLEATLNLSKYQNVNTWQRRLQLAVDYVSIINYLHHSPLGTRVMCDSNDLPKTLSQYLLTSNFSLVVNDLDALPLVNHSSGTLVKCGHRELHGDFVAPEQLWPYGEDTPFDDDLMPSYDEKIDIWKIPDVSSFLLGHVEGSDMVRFHLFDIHKACKSQTPAERPTAQDILDTYKKVLNLLRDTMVSQTREML; this is encoded by the exons ATGGACGGGAAGGCCCAGGACAGCAGCAGAGGCCTTCCCCGCAGAGCGGTGCCCCCAGCCGTGGGGCTGCTGCTCTCCATGGCTCTCATGAATGCTCTCCTTTACCTCTGCCTTGACTGGTTTTTCAtcgcccctccccactccactccGGGCTCCACCCACTGTCCCCACGGACATTTCAGAATGGGACAGATGAAAAACTGTTCACCATGGCTGTCCTGCGAGGAGCTGAGGACAGAAGTGAGGCAGCTGAAGCGTGTCGGGGAAGGAGCCGTGAAGAGA GTCTTTCTGTCTGAGTGGAAGGAGCGCAAAGTGGCGCTCTCACGGCTCTCCTGGCTGGAGATGAAAGAGGATTTCCTGCATGGGCTGGAGATGCTGAAAGGTCTGCAGAGTAAACACGTGGTCACCCTGCTCGGCTTCTGTGAGGACGACAACACTATCCTTACCGAATATCACCCCTTGGGCTCCTTGAGCAATCTGGAAGCAACGCTGAACCTTTCCAAGTACCAGAACGTGAACACGTGGCAGCGCAGGCTGCAGCTGGCCGTGGACTACGTCAGCATCATCAACTATTTGCACCACAGCCCCCTGGGCACACGCGTCATGTGCGACTCCAACGACCTGCCCAAGACGCTGTCACAGTATCTGCTGACCAGTAACTTCAGCCTCGTGGTGAACGACCTGGACGCCTTGCCCCTGGTGAACCACAGCTCCGGGACGTTGGTGAAGTGTGGCCACCGGGAGCTGCATGGGGACTTCGTGGCTCCAGAGCAGCTGTGGCCCTATGGGGAAGACACACCTTTTGACGATGACCTCATGCCCTCCTATGACGAGAAGATCGACATCTGGAAGATTCCAGACGTCTCTAGCTTCCTTTTGGGGCATGTTGAAGGGAGCGATATGGTCCGGTTTCATTTGTTTGATATTCATAAAGCCTGTAAGAGCCAGACGCCTGCGGAACGACCAACAGCTCAGGATATTCTAGACACTTACAAGAAGGTTTTGAATTTACTCAGAGATACCATGGTGTCCCAGACAAGAGAAATGCTCTAG